A region of Maribacter algicola DNA encodes the following proteins:
- a CDS encoding vWA domain-containing protein gives MKKYQKIMALGFTVLSMTVSYGCKNEPKKKKQILLAERVEPPKKANKRTVKIALLLDTSNSMDGLINQAKSQLWDIVNEFTRAKCGNETRPELEIALYQYGNDALSYREGYIQQVLNFSSDLDQISEKLFSLTTNGGEEYCGEVIQTSLKQLKWGNDPDNLRMIFIAGNEPFTQGRLNYKDAVTNAKENDVIVNTIFCGNYEQGIETEWKRGAQLTGGEYMAIDHNREIVHLNTPYDDIIINLNSKLNKTYISYGAMASEYEENQASQDENAMSVGYGVAIKRAVSKSSRLYNNKSWDLVDASADANFELKELDRKSLPEELKGKSNQEIEKYIDSKRIERERIQAEIAEINEKREIYIAQNQKENTQGELEGALLGAIKKQAALKNYTWD, from the coding sequence ATGAAAAAATATCAAAAAATAATGGCCCTAGGTTTTACGGTACTATCCATGACGGTAAGCTATGGATGTAAAAACGAACCGAAAAAGAAGAAACAAATCCTCTTGGCAGAAAGGGTGGAACCTCCCAAAAAAGCAAACAAGCGTACAGTCAAAATTGCCCTGTTATTGGATACCAGTAACAGTATGGACGGACTTATAAATCAGGCAAAATCCCAATTATGGGATATCGTCAACGAATTCACAAGAGCCAAGTGCGGCAATGAAACCCGACCGGAACTCGAAATTGCCCTGTACCAATATGGCAATGATGCGCTTTCTTATAGGGAGGGTTATATTCAGCAAGTCTTGAATTTTAGTAGTGACCTTGACCAGATTTCAGAAAAATTATTTTCATTGACCACCAACGGAGGCGAGGAGTATTGCGGTGAGGTTATCCAAACTTCCCTGAAGCAATTGAAATGGGGCAATGACCCAGATAATTTAAGGATGATATTTATTGCCGGCAACGAACCTTTTACGCAAGGAAGATTAAACTACAAGGATGCGGTGACCAATGCCAAAGAAAACGATGTTATCGTAAATACCATTTTTTGTGGAAACTATGAACAAGGCATAGAAACGGAGTGGAAAAGAGGGGCACAGCTAACAGGAGGTGAATATATGGCCATAGACCATAATAGGGAAATTGTTCATTTAAACACTCCTTACGACGACATCATTATCAATCTGAATTCAAAGTTGAACAAAACGTATATTTCGTACGGTGCCATGGCAAGCGAATATGAGGAAAACCAAGCCTCACAGGATGAAAACGCCATGAGTGTGGGATATGGTGTAGCGATCAAACGAGCCGTGAGCAAAAGCTCCCGTCTTTATAACAATAAATCATGGGATTTGGTGGATGCATCGGCCGATGCAAATTTTGAGTTAAAGGAGCTGGATCGAAAAAGTCTGCCCGAAGAACTAAAAGGAAAATCAAACCAAGAAATTGAAAAATACATTGATAGTAAACGTATAGAAAGGGAACGTATTCAGGCGGAAATCGCCGAAATAAATGAGAAACGGGAAATCTACATTGCCCAAAACCAGAAAGAAAATACCCAAGGGGAATTGGAAGGTGCCCTATTAGGTGCTATAAAAAAGCAGGCAGCCCTAAAAAACTATACGTGGGATTAG
- a CDS encoding PorP/SprF family type IX secretion system membrane protein, whose protein sequence is MRCKLFLLSFLLFFGLKAKAQEGIPVYFDYLADNYYLVFPSMAGFTECGQIRATARQQWFDVEDAPNLQTINGHFRLGDSPSGLGAIIFNDANGYHSQTGFKGTYAHHLRMGGDDVRVLNQLSFGLSGTVLQSSLDETEFRSVAFDPAISGIKLNETYFNVDFGMSYAYQEFYTHFAVLNALSTRRNLYRINRADDPDNLTVPRVDNLRRYLISAGYVFGRSEWQFEPSVLFQLTDFTKEKTVDINAKLYKDVDFGRIWGGVSYRRSFDGAQFQTATSFGEQRLQLITPIVGANFKQFMISYNYSYQMGDIRFDNGGFHQITLGFDFCKPEKRYDCYCPAAN, encoded by the coding sequence ATGAGATGTAAGCTGTTTCTATTGTCCTTCCTTCTATTTTTTGGTTTAAAAGCCAAAGCACAAGAGGGAATACCTGTATATTTTGATTATTTGGCCGATAATTACTATTTGGTATTTCCATCTATGGCGGGTTTTACAGAGTGTGGCCAAATTAGGGCAACTGCGAGACAGCAGTGGTTTGATGTGGAAGACGCCCCAAACTTACAGACGATCAACGGGCATTTTAGGTTGGGAGACTCCCCAAGCGGTTTAGGGGCCATTATTTTTAACGATGCCAATGGCTACCATTCCCAAACCGGATTCAAAGGAACCTACGCCCATCATTTGCGCATGGGTGGTGACGATGTGCGGGTATTGAACCAGCTTTCCTTTGGTTTGAGTGGAACGGTACTTCAAAGTAGTTTGGATGAAACGGAATTTCGTTCCGTAGCATTTGATCCTGCTATTTCAGGGATTAAGCTCAATGAGACCTATTTCAATGTGGATTTTGGAATGTCCTATGCCTATCAGGAGTTTTATACACATTTTGCCGTATTGAATGCACTTTCTACGCGGCGAAACTTATATAGGATAAATAGAGCTGATGACCCGGACAACTTGACGGTTCCCAGGGTGGATAATCTTAGGAGATATCTCATTTCGGCGGGATATGTATTTGGCAGAAGCGAATGGCAATTTGAACCTTCCGTACTTTTTCAATTGACGGATTTCACCAAGGAAAAGACCGTGGACATTAATGCGAAGCTTTACAAGGATGTGGATTTTGGCCGCATTTGGGGCGGTGTTTCCTACAGAAGGAGTTTTGATGGTGCACAGTTCCAAACGGCAACAAGTTTTGGGGAACAACGCCTTCAATTGATTACGCCAATTGTAGGGGCAAATTTTAAGCAATTCATGATCTCCTATAATTACTCATACCAAATGGGTGATATTCGTTTTGATAATGGGGGCTTTCACCAGATAACCTTAGGTTTCGATTTTTGCAAACCAGAAAAAAGGTATGATTGTTACTGTCCTGCCGCGAATTAA